Genomic window (Candidatus Nitrosocosmicus arcticus):
ATGTCAAGCATGCAATACAGTAACTATCTGAAAAAGGCTAATTCATTAATCAGAGAAAATCTTATAAAATTGCAGGAAAACGAAAAACTCAAGGATGATTTTATTAATGTAGCTGCACATGAACTACGTACACCAATTCAGCCCATTCTAGGACTTTCTGATCTGATTAATCGTAACCTTCAGAATAACACGAGTGAGATCGATTTACCTGAATTGAAAAATGATATTAAAGTGATATATAGAAACGCAAAGAAATTAGTAAAGCTAACCAACGATATTTTGGATGTATCAAGAATAGATAGTCATATTTTAAATCTTAATATCTCGAGGTTTGATTTTGTGGAGCTTGTAAAAAATATTGTCCAGGACTTTACCACAAATACAGAAAGAAAGGATGAAAATGTATTCATTGATTGTAATATCAACAATGAAACTAGAGCAAAAGAAGTTCTTGATCAATCGATCTTCATAGAAGGCGATAAGGCTAGAATATCACAGGTGTTATTAAATTTATTAAATAATGCGCGAAAGTTTACTAAGGATGGAAAAATAATTGTAACAGTATTAATGAAAAAGAATGCGGAAGAATTAATTGTAAGTATCAGTGACAAGGGTAAAGGAATTAATTCTGAAGTAATGATTCACCTATTTGAAAAGTTTATTTCAAAGTCAGATAGTGGAACCGGTTTGGGGTTATACATTTCAAAAAACATAGTAGAAGCTCATGGAGGAAAAATATGGGCATCAAACAACCAGGACGGAATTGGCAGTACTTTTAGCTTTAGTATTCCTGTTGAATTAAAACCTGTTCCAGATTCCCAATCCCAACCAAACTCAAAAACAAATCCAGCCTGAACATATCAATAATCAAACATATTATTGAAAATTATGATGATAAAGATAAGATTAAATAATTTTTTAGAGTCCGACTATAGCATCAGCATCAGCATCAGAATCGGTTTATAAGGTAAGCATAGACTTTTGAATTACTGAACTACCAAAAAATTAATCTCTTTTCAACTAGCAGAAGGTACAACAAACGTCATTCACGATAGATAAGTACCAACATCAATATTGGCATTGACATTTTTTATTGTTTTATCGTTTGTAGTAAAGGTTCCAATGCATGAACTGCTCTGGATGCGATGCGCTAATATATTTTAGATTGAGATTATCTGGGCCCATGGTTGAAATTATTAAAAGTATTTGAGGGGTTTTTTATGTGATATTCTTACCATAACAAGTTTTTAGGATTTAATACTTGTAAATAGTTACAATATACATTAGCAGATAATACTAACTAATTTTAGATATAATAAATTCATATCCTATAATACTAATATGAATTCAAATATAAGAAATCTAGGAATAATGTTTGTATCCTTCGCTATGGTTGTAGGAGTAGCTTCAATGGCTCCTATCCAGTCAGTACAAGCAGAATGGTTAGATGTTGATGACTTTGGATGTGTTGGAGTAAATAACTGCAACCCTGAAACCTGTACAGATACCAGTGGCGTTGAAACAGGTGTTGACCAGACATCATCTAATAATAGTGGCGCAGCCTCCGGTGTCAACTCTTTTACCTTGGCCCCAGTTGCACCTTTCACATGTTCTGCTGGTGAAACAGAAGTCGAAGGAACAGATGTTCTTCCACCAACAACATTAGAATAAACTACCAACCACCACCTCCTTTTTTTTATTTTCATTTGCTTTTTTAATATACCATACCATGAAATCGCTTCTATCGTCTGCTGTTCAATATTTTACCATTAATCATATCAGTAAATTCGCAGCTACTAATCAATAGTTAAGCGGATTATTAAAAAAATTATCAAGTCTGCTTATTAAAACTAACTCCAGCTCTCCCCGGTTTTCCAATTCTACCTACAATAGCTGGATTAAACTTGTGCTTGGATAGCTCTTCCATAATGGTCACTGCAAAGTCTTTCGACACTATTATTATATTTGTATCAGGAGTAGAGGCACTGACATTTGATATTAGGTGCTCCTTTAATACAAAATTCTTAATATCATTATCCACATATGGAACATGGTCAATTATTATTTCTTTATTAATCAATTTCGATAGTTCCAAAAATGATGCAACACCATTCTTTGAGATAGGATGTGTTACTAATATATTGGATTGTAAATCGAATTGGTTTTCAAAATCAGGCAAATACTTTGATACTATTTTCCCAATTGATAACTTTGGCTCTGTGAGACTTTTTAGAGCCAGATCCTTTAACTGATTTACTTTCTCTCTATCTATACCATATTTATTCATTTTTTCAAAAATTATATCATCTAGATTGGTGATGATGTACAAGCCAAGACATGCCAAAAGTCCCAAGCTGTCTGTTGTTATTATTTGCATATCTTGTTCTATTAAATCATATTTATTTGGTAATTCTTTGTGAGTATTACCTACTGCTGTAGTACCAAAAAAAAGACCTCCCAACTTTAACGAACTATAATCTTCAAATGTATAATTATATTTTGCTGTAAAACTATCAATATTTTTTCTTATACCATCTAATAATTCATCATTTGGTGCATCATATATTGGATAAAGTTTAATATCCTTAGAACATCCAAGTAGGTTTAATAGACTAATAGATTCGGTAAATGATATTTCCATATGAATTGGAGACTCTATAGGTTGAGTAACATCTGTTGCCTGGGTATTAGAATTAGTAACAATTGTATATCCTGTTTTGTTTCCTCTTTGAGTTTTAATATGATCAAACAAAATAAATTGGAAATTCTTTTTACTATTTGTAGGTATGATAGACACCTTATCTACTTCTATCTTAGTATCAAATGAACTAGATATTTTCTTAATCTCACTAATTATTAGGTTGTCGTCATTTACTATATTTTTATCATACTTTAATATTGATACAGCTTTTTTAGTTTTCAGATCTTCGTGTCTGAACTCTTCGCCTATTCTGTAAACTCTTCTAATTATTTCTGCATCTTTTTTTTCTGGATACTGGAAATAGCTATAGTGATTTGGTATTATTCTTAAATTATTTCTTTTAAATTCGTCTGCAATACCATCAAACTTTTCATAGTTTAATTCGTTGGAACAATCAGGTAACCACCTCAATGGATCAAAGCCCAAATTATTATATTCTGAAAATAATTCCCACTTTTCTAAACTCAGACCCTACTTTCACCACGAGTTCTGTTTACTATGGTAACCTCCCTAATAAACTAGATGCCTTTGTAATGCCTTCTTTTTTTTGAGATCACTTCACATAATTTAAGATAATGTTATATGAGTTATACCTCCAATTAATAATATGTCCACCACTGATAGGAAAAATGAGTTTATGAAACTTTATTCTGCAGATCCAGCTAAATATGAAGTAGAAACTGCAAAAGATATCTTATCTTTGTCAATCAAGACCTTTTCTCCAAAAATCGCCTTTGCATCCAGTTTTGGTGCCGAAGACGTGATAATAATTGATTTGATGTATAATATTCATGGTGACAATACTCGAGTTTTTACTTTGGATACCGGTAGACTTAATCCAGAAACTTATGATGTTATGGATCAAATAAGAAAAAAGTACTCCATATCTATTGAAACTATGTTTCCAGACTTTATGGAAGTAGAGAAGATGGTGACAGAAAACGGGGTAAATCTAATGTACAACAGCGTTCAAGAACGGAAATTGTGTTGTGAAATCCGCAAAGTCCATCCTTTAAGAAGAATGCTAAAGGATCTGGATGCTTGGATAACAGGATTAAGACGTGAGCAGACTTTTACTAGGTCTAATGCAAAAAAGATTGAAATTGATGAATCAAATAACAACATTATCAAAATCAATCCTATCGTAGACTGGACCAATGACATGGTTTGGGATTACATAAAAAAAAATAACATCCCATATAATAAATTACATGATAAGGGATACCCAAGTATAGGCTGTGCCCCATGCACTCGTGCAGTAGCAGCAGGTGAAGACCTAAGAGCTGGTAGATGGTGGTGGGAAAATGATTTTCATAAAGAATGCGGGCTACATTGGAATAAGAGTTGAGTTAAGGGGGAACAGCCTTTACGAATTAAGATAGGACATATAAGAAAAAAAAAGAAAGAAATAACCTCTATTATTTCATAGAAGGATGCCTAGACCACATGGTGGTAGTCTAACAAATAATTTTATAGATCTATCTAAAATTGACAAGGATTTATTTACAGTAGATGTGGATACCGGATTAAAAAAAGAAATAGAAAATATTTCATTTGGAGTATTTAGTCCATTAAAAGGATTTATGAATGAAGAAGATTTTACTAGCGTAGTAAAAAAAGGGAGACTAGCTAACGATTTGCCCTGGACAATCCCTATTATTTTAGATGTGAATGAAGAGTTAGCAAAAAAAGTAAAAGATTCGTCACAAGTTGGTTTACGTAACAACGGTCAAATTTTTGGAGTATTGCAGGTAGAAGACTTGTATAAATTCGATAAAACGGAAAGCGCTAAATCCATTTTTCAAACTGACGATCCATCGCATCCCGGATTCAATAAATTTGTTATAATGCAAGATATACTTATTGCAGGAGAGGTTAAAATAGTCAATACCAACAACAATAAATTTGTAGACAGATTTCGCTTAACTCCCACAGAATCTCGAAAAGAAATTGAAGCTCAAGGTTGGAAAAGTGCAGTTGCATTTCAAACCCGAAATGTTCCACATGTGGCTCATGAAATGTTACAAAAAGCTGCATTAAATATTTACGATGGCTTATTTATAAATCCTTTAATAGGTAAAAAAAAGATAGGAGATTTTAAAGACGATGTAATATTGAATTCCTATACAGTTTTGATAGATAATTATTATCCTAAATCTAGAATCATTTTTTCTACCTTGCATACGGAAATGAAATATGCCGGACCAAGGGAAGCTATTCATCATGCTATTATGCGTCAAAATTTTGGATGCTCTCACATAATAATAGGTAGAGATCATGCCGGTGTAGGTAATTATTATTCGCCATTTGCTGCTCACGATATTTTTAAAGATTATCCTGAACTTGAAATCGAACCAATCTTTTTTCCAGCTTTTTATTTCTGCAAAAAATGCCAAAGCTATGTTAACGAACGCACCTGTCCGCATGATTTGGACTATAGAGAAGAATTAAGTGGAACTAAAATGCGAAAAATGTTTTCCTCAGGCGAATTACCACCTTCTCATCTAATGAGACCTGAAATTTCTAAAGTAATATTGTCATATCCAAGACCATTTGTAGATTGATTTACTGTAAATTTTACAAATATATAATCGCATTATGAAGAACTAGTATGATAATAAATTATAAATTTTCGACTTATAATTTATCATATTACCACATTTTCTTAGTTCTTGGTTTAACTATTGTTATGGTGAGTATTTTTTTCCAGAATCCATCCTTCTCTCAATTGACTAATGATTCTCAAGATTTACAAACAACCAAAACCAATGTCTCAGAAATTTTTGTTTTACCTTTTAATGATACTAATAATGATAGGCGTAATCCTGTTGAATATGTTTTTGATGAGCCAAAGGCAAATAACTGGATTATCTCGATATACAATAATCTTAGCTATTATAATAATAATGATTCTAAAACCATTATAAAAATTAAGGAGGCACCTCCTAGTGAGAAATTTATCGAATTGATGTTGTTTGGTGATCAGTCAAAGAGATTCATAGCATCTGTGAATACAAATGATACTGGATATATGCGAATGTATGAAAACAATCAGAATGGGTGGTCTACGGACGGTCCGGTAACCATATCTCACGCCAATGTCCAAGGATTGTCTGTCACTAACGGAAAAAGAATAGTATTAGATAAACTTGGATTAAACGGATTCGACGTGGGAGCTATAGATGTTTATGGAAAAGATGAATCTTCAATGCCTAATTCTACATATGGGGGCTCTATCCAATTCGAAGTTCTTAGTGGTAATCTATCCGAATCTATTCTATACTATATGCCACTAGTAATGATAGTCGGTGTAGGCGGAACTGTGATATTTTTGTTGTTTTGGAAGAAGCGGAATTAAAGTTATCAAAACATAGATGCCCAAAATACAAGGCACTTTCTTAGACCTTTTTTCTTGCTTCTATATCGTCTTTATTTTCTTTATAGTATTTGCAAATTGGTCTTAGATTACAGTAATTACATTTTGGTTTTAGCGGCAGGCAAATATTTTGGCCGTACCTCACAAATGCAGAATTTAGCCTAATCCAATGCTTTTTGTCTACCGATGTAGACAATTCTTTTTCTGTTCCTTCTGGACCTTTTGTATTTACTATGCCTAATCTATTGCAAATTCTATGCACATGAGTATCTACAGGTATGGCAGATTTTTGGAAGGCATATACGAGTACGCAATTTGCAGTTTTTCTTCCTACTCCTGGTAGTTTCAACAGTTCTTCTGCATCATCTGGTACTTGTCCATGAAATTTACTTTCTATAATGTTTGCAACTTCTTTTATTCTACTTGCCTTGATATTGTAAAAACCGACGGATGATATCTCCTCTCTAATATCGCCTAAATTCGCTTTAGAAATCTCTTTTACTCCTTTGTATTTCTTAAATAGTTTTATAAGTGCCTGCGTGGTATTTTCGTCTCTTGTTCTAGATGAAAGGATAGTACCAATTAAAATTTTGAACGGATCACCTTTCTCATTTTTATGCAGATCCTCCAAAGCAGTTAATCTCAAAAAGTTGTTGGTGTTTAAAGCAAATTCCATTTCACCAAGTATTTTTGAGATATCATACATTACAATAAATTTTTTGATTTCTTAATTTATTGCCTCCTTTTAATTCTTGCTCTTCCTGTCTTCCTGGGTGCAATATTACCTACTTTTGCACCAGGCGGGGTGTTTCTCGCAACAGATGATGGATGACCTATGTGTTGATGTCTTCCTCCACCATGTGGGTGATATACTGCTGCTTGAGCAATTCCTCTTACGACTGGGTATAATCTTCCTCTGGATTGCATATATTTTGCTTTATTACCTGCTTTAAGGAACGGTTTTTCTGATTTTCCCCCTCCTGCAACAACTCCAATCATTGCACGACATTTAGTATTCATATTTAGGATCATTCCTGATGGGAACTTCACCTTTACACTATCGATGGAATGTGAAAAAACTATAGCTGATGATCCGGCTGCCTTTATCAATTTTCCACCGTCGCCAATGTTTTTTTCAATATTGCAAACAAGTGTTCCGTCTGGTATGGATCCTAAGTCTAGAATATTTTTAGACAAAGGTTTTGCTCCGTTTCCTATCTCAATTTTGCTTCCGACTGTTGTGCCTTCTGGGGCCGGAATATATGAATAATTATTGTCATCAAATTTAATTTTAGCAACTGGTGCATCTCTTCCTCTTTCATGTACCAAATCCATTACAATACCATGATGAACTTCATTAATCTCAAAATTAGGATATTTAGTGGGAGCTATTTTTCCAGTTATGATTGCTCTAAATTGTTTTCCTGCTTTCCCTCTCCTTCTTACTAATGTCCTCTTTCCCAATTATATCTAATATATCGATCTAAAAGGCCCGCTATTAAATTTATTCTTGATAGTTTTAGAAATTTTGATAGTAGCACATAATTTCTATTATGATGGAATAGGATACATTAATTGGAAATTTTCCAAATTAAAGAATAGTTAAGAAATTAACCAAATAGTTGATAATAAGGTTATAAAGAGTTGTGTCGTTATATAGTTATGAGCCAAAACACCACCATATCACTAAAGGTGCTTGAAGCTTATACCCGAGATGTAGGCCGTGGTGTTGCTAGAATTGATTATGATTCTATGGATGCTTTGAGCGCATCTACAGGTGATGTCGTGGAAATTAGAGGTAAACGTAAAACAGTTGCAAAATGCTTACCTCTTTATCCCTCGGACGAAGGTAAGGGTATAATCAGAGTTGATGGTCTGGTTAGGAATAATGCAGGCGTAGCTATAGGAGACACTGTAATTGTTAGAAAGATTAAAGCTGTTCCTGCAGAAAAAGTCATTGTTGCACCATTAGAAGCTATTCCTCCAATTGATGAACGTTATTTAGCTGATGCTCTTGAAAGTGTACCATTAATCAAAGGCGACAATGTGATGGTACCATATTTTGGCGGTAGACTTACATTTCAAGTCATAGGTGTCACACCTGGTCCTGGTGTTGATGCCGTTTTAGTTACTCAAAAAACTGTATTTCATATAGCTGAACGTGGAGAAACTCTCCGTGGAGTACCCCAAGTAACATACGAAGATATTGGTGGCTTAAAAGAAGAAGCCCAAAAAGTTCGTGAAATGATAGAACTGCCATTAAGACATCCTGAAATATTTGAAAAACTGGGTATAGAGGCACCAAAGGGAGTGTTGTTGTATGGACCTCCTGGTACCGGTAAAACCTTGTTGGCAAAAGCAGTAGCCAATGAAAGTAATGCACACTTCGTAAGTATCTCTGGTCCAGAAATAATGAGCAAATTCTACGGTGAATCTGAAGCAAGACTTCGTGAAATATTTAAAGAAACCAAGGAAAAGGCTCCTTCTATTATGTTTATAGACGAAATAGACTCTATAACTCCAAAGCGAGAAGAAGTAACAGGAGAAGTTGAACGAAGAGTTGTATCTCAATTATTATCTTTGATGGATGGATTAGAAGCAAGAGGTAAAGTTATAGTTATTGCTGCCACAAATAGACCAAATGCTATCGATCCAGCTCTAAGAAGACCTGGTCGATTTGACCGAGAAATTGAAATTAAAGTTCCTGATAAGCGTGGTAGATTGGAAATCCTACAAATTCATACAAGAAATATGCCTTTAGAATCGGATGTAAATCAAGAAAAAATAGCAGCTGTGAGTCATGGTTTTGTTGGTGCAGATCTGGAATATCTCTGTAAAGAAGCTGCAATGAAGTGTCTTCGACGATTGTTACCCGAACTTAACTTGGAAGATGAGAAAATAAATCCTGAAGTATTGAATAAATTGATTGTTACCATGTCTGACTTTGAAAATGCTCTTAAAGAAGTAATGCCATCTGCCATGAGGGAAGTCTATTTAGAGTCTCCTGATGTTGAGTGGAATGATATAGGTGGATTAGATGAAGTTAAACGAGAACTACAAGAAGCAGTGGAATGGCCATTAAGATACCCGGACCTTTATACAAAACTAGGTCACTCTAATCCCAAAGGAGTCCTGATGCATGGTCCATCTGGTACCGGAAAAACAATGCTTGCCAAGGCAGTTGCTACAGAATCTGAAGCCAATTTCATTAGCGTTAAAGGACCGGAATTATTGTCAAAATGGGTTGGCGAATCTGAAAGAGGGATCAGGGAAATTTTCCGACGTGCAAGACAAGCCGCACCATGTGTTGTTTTCTTTGATGAAATAGATTCTATCGCACCAGTTAGAGGACTGGGTGGTGATAGCATGGTAACTGAAAGAGTCGTTTCGCAACTACTAACCGAATTGGATGGAATTCAACAATTAACCAGTGTAGTTATTATTGCCGCAACTAACCGATCCGATATGATCGATCCTGCATTGTTGAGACCAGGTAGGTTTGACAAGATAGTATATGTGCCTTTACCTGACAAGGCTACAAGAAAGAAAATATTGGAGATTCATTCCTTAGAAAAACCTATATCTGACATCGTTGATTTCGATAGAATCGCTGAACTTACTGATGGATTTAGCGGAGCTGATGTATCTGCAGTTGCAAATACAGCGGTTTCACTTGTATTACATGAGTATCTTCAAAAATATAGTAGTCCTGAAGAGGCTACAAAACACGCAACGGAGGCACATGTTACTATGAAGCATTTTGAAGATGCTGTTAAAAAGATAAAAACTCAAAGAGATAGTAAGTCGGGTGAGAAAGTCACAGTACCTTATTATAGGTAATTTTTCTACTTCTCCCACATTTGATTTCTTTATTACTTGAAAAAATCGTATTCTTATATTTTTTATTAATATTGCACAAAAATTATTATAAATTATTTAATATAATTATCAAAATGGAAATAATTTTTAGGGGCAATGTTTTTAAGTATAATTTCTTGAATAACTTTCACAAAAAGAATGGTTGAAAATGTATTACAGATTATTCAAAACAAAGTAACGTTATCTAAGATTAATCGCTTTTTTACAGACGAAGAAATTGGCCAGTTGGTTGAAAAATATGGGACTCCATTATATCTAGTAGACGAAGAGGCTCTGCATGATAAAGTTTTAGAACTTAACAGAGCTTATGAAAAATTTCATGGTCATGTAAAGATTGCTTATTCAATTAAAGCTAATTTTAATCCATCTATTCTTAGAACATTCATGAAAGACAATATTACTTTTGATCTTACTTCTCTGGGTGAATTGTTTTTTATAAAGGAATTAAACATTAATCCTGAAAATATTGTCTACACAAGTGTAACAGAAGAACTAGATGAGTATAAGCAGGCCCTTTCTTATGGAATTACGCGAATTGTCGTTAGTTCCTACTTTGGATTAGTTAATTTGTCTCAAGCTGCTAACATTGTTGGCATTATCCCTAAAGTAATGGTACGGATAAATCCTGAAGTTGGTGTTAAAGCCGAGGTCCGTGCATCTTACAAAAATGGCAAATTTGGAGTTCCTTTAAACGGTGGGAAAGTTGATTCAGCTTATTTCATTGTTAAATCAATTTTTGATAATCCCTTATTGGAATTTGAGGGTTTTCATTTTCATCTGGGATCGCAAATTACTGACTTTGTATGTTATGTTAATGCTCTAGACAAGCTAAATTCATTATTAAATAAACTAAAAAAAGAAATCCCCAATTTTTCACTAAAAACACTGGATATCGGTGGAGGGACTCCTGTATTTTATAACGCGCCCGTTCCTACCCCAAGTGAAATGTCATCTGTATATATAGAAAAACTGAATAATCTAATGTCCTCTCATGGTAAATTTACACTAATGATAGAGAGCGGCAGATACCTAGTTGCAGAATCGTCTATAATGGTTTCAAAAATTGTCAACACTAAAGAATACAATGATCATAAAATAGTTATTTTAGATACAGGATATCATCTTTTGTTAGATGCTGCTTTACTTAAACAAGAATATCCTCAGGAAGTGATATCAAACAAAAACAACAATAATCATCTTTACTTTTCAAATTCTAACAAGCAGTATGCTGGGAAGAATATTCATCTTGTGGGAAGGTTGTGTGATACTTTGGATGTATTTCCTACCTCGAAACTATCCGACTTGTCATATGCGAACATTGGAAATTATATTTTGTTTTATAATGTGGGTGCCTATTCTCTAGTGTTTAATATGCCCTTTCATTGTCAAACCAAACCTCCCGTTCTGATGAAAACTTGTGGGGGTGATATAAAATTAATAAGAAAAGGTACCTCTTATAAGGATCTTTATGAAGAAGAAG
Coding sequences:
- a CDS encoding sensor histidine kinase → MAISLDPTLWISSEIHHFYIELIAVILGSALSFYYILRYRALRDRFSLFVGIGFFISVSIDLFHVIVSFALIENIVFIKYFIPQTWFAGRFFLGAMLLIAILKYSSISQREEIAQLTDIRSSSNTREESEKKSITEKKGLIFYISLLGIIAIVTALSSLFLVYPASVLDDYSVHRPYEIPPLILFCLVLFFFYKKKLYQKKDFVYKGLVVYLVIDVFTQVVMSFSAMSFDTAHNMAHVLKDVGYFVNIIALIMSSMQYSNYLKKANSLIRENLIKLQENEKLKDDFINVAAHELRTPIQPILGLSDLINRNLQNNTSEIDLPELKNDIKVIYRNAKKLVKLTNDILDVSRIDSHILNLNISRFDFVELVKNIVQDFTTNTERKDENVFIDCNINNETRAKEVLDQSIFIEGDKARISQVLLNLLNNARKFTKDGKIIVTVLMKKNAEELIVSISDKGKGINSEVMIHLFEKFISKSDSGTGLGLYISKNIVEAHGGKIWASNNQDGIGSTFSFSIPVELKPVPDSQSQPNSKTNPA
- a CDS encoding phosphoadenylyl-sulfate reductase, which gives rise to MSTTDRKNEFMKLYSADPAKYEVETAKDILSLSIKTFSPKIAFASSFGAEDVIIIDLMYNIHGDNTRVFTLDTGRLNPETYDVMDQIRKKYSISIETMFPDFMEVEKMVTENGVNLMYNSVQERKLCCEIRKVHPLRRMLKDLDAWITGLRREQTFTRSNAKKIEIDESNNNIIKINPIVDWTNDMVWDYIKKNNIPYNKLHDKGYPSIGCAPCTRAVAAGEDLRAGRWWWENDFHKECGLHWNKS
- the sat gene encoding sulfate adenylyltransferase, producing MPRPHGGSLTNNFIDLSKIDKDLFTVDVDTGLKKEIENISFGVFSPLKGFMNEEDFTSVVKKGRLANDLPWTIPIILDVNEELAKKVKDSSQVGLRNNGQIFGVLQVEDLYKFDKTESAKSIFQTDDPSHPGFNKFVIMQDILIAGEVKIVNTNNNKFVDRFRLTPTESRKEIEAQGWKSAVAFQTRNVPHVAHEMLQKAALNIYDGLFINPLIGKKKIGDFKDDVILNSYTVLIDNYYPKSRIIFSTLHTEMKYAGPREAIHHAIMRQNFGCSHIIIGRDHAGVGNYYSPFAAHDIFKDYPELEIEPIFFPAFYFCKKCQSYVNERTCPHDLDYREELSGTKMRKMFSSGELPPSHLMRPEISKVILSYPRPFVD
- a CDS encoding endonuclease III domain-containing protein, which gives rise to MEFALNTNNFLRLTALEDLHKNEKGDPFKILIGTILSSRTRDENTTQALIKLFKKYKGVKEISKANLGDIREEISSVGFYNIKASRIKEVANIIESKFHGQVPDDAEELLKLPGVGRKTANCVLVYAFQKSAIPVDTHVHRICNRLGIVNTKGPEGTEKELSTSVDKKHWIRLNSAFVRYGQNICLPLKPKCNYCNLRPICKYYKENKDDIEARKKV
- a CDS encoding 50S ribosomal protein L2 — protein: MGKRTLVRRRGKAGKQFRAIITGKIAPTKYPNFEINEVHHGIVMDLVHERGRDAPVAKIKFDDNNYSYIPAPEGTTVGSKIEIGNGAKPLSKNILDLGSIPDGTLVCNIEKNIGDGGKLIKAAGSSAIVFSHSIDSVKVKFPSGMILNMNTKCRAMIGVVAGGGKSEKPFLKAGNKAKYMQSRGRLYPVVRGIAQAAVYHPHGGGRHQHIGHPSSVARNTPPGAKVGNIAPRKTGRARIKRRQ
- a CDS encoding CDC48 family AAA ATPase, giving the protein MSQNTTISLKVLEAYTRDVGRGVARIDYDSMDALSASTGDVVEIRGKRKTVAKCLPLYPSDEGKGIIRVDGLVRNNAGVAIGDTVIVRKIKAVPAEKVIVAPLEAIPPIDERYLADALESVPLIKGDNVMVPYFGGRLTFQVIGVTPGPGVDAVLVTQKTVFHIAERGETLRGVPQVTYEDIGGLKEEAQKVREMIELPLRHPEIFEKLGIEAPKGVLLYGPPGTGKTLLAKAVANESNAHFVSISGPEIMSKFYGESEARLREIFKETKEKAPSIMFIDEIDSITPKREEVTGEVERRVVSQLLSLMDGLEARGKVIVIAATNRPNAIDPALRRPGRFDREIEIKVPDKRGRLEILQIHTRNMPLESDVNQEKIAAVSHGFVGADLEYLCKEAAMKCLRRLLPELNLEDEKINPEVLNKLIVTMSDFENALKEVMPSAMREVYLESPDVEWNDIGGLDEVKRELQEAVEWPLRYPDLYTKLGHSNPKGVLMHGPSGTGKTMLAKAVATESEANFISVKGPELLSKWVGESERGIREIFRRARQAAPCVVFFDEIDSIAPVRGLGGDSMVTERVVSQLLTELDGIQQLTSVVIIAATNRSDMIDPALLRPGRFDKIVYVPLPDKATRKKILEIHSLEKPISDIVDFDRIAELTDGFSGADVSAVANTAVSLVLHEYLQKYSSPEEATKHATEAHVTMKHFEDAVKKIKTQRDSKSGEKVTVPYYR
- a CDS encoding diaminopimelate decarboxylase family protein; its protein translation is MVENVLQIIQNKVTLSKINRFFTDEEIGQLVEKYGTPLYLVDEEALHDKVLELNRAYEKFHGHVKIAYSIKANFNPSILRTFMKDNITFDLTSLGELFFIKELNINPENIVYTSVTEELDEYKQALSYGITRIVVSSYFGLVNLSQAANIVGIIPKVMVRINPEVGVKAEVRASYKNGKFGVPLNGGKVDSAYFIVKSIFDNPLLEFEGFHFHLGSQITDFVCYVNALDKLNSLLNKLKKEIPNFSLKTLDIGGGTPVFYNAPVPTPSEMSSVYIEKLNNLMSSHGKFTLMIESGRYLVAESSIMVSKIVNTKEYNDHKIVILDTGYHLLLDAALLKQEYPQEVISNKNNNNHLYFSNSNKQYAGKNIHLVGRLCDTLDVFPTSKLSDLSYANIGNYILFYNVGAYSLVFNMPFHCQTKPPVLMKTCGGDIKLIRKGTSYKDLYEEEGGLIP